The following proteins come from a genomic window of Tepidiforma thermophila:
- a CDS encoding winged helix-turn-helix transcriptional regulator, whose protein sequence is MADAVRCPVAATLELVGDRWTLLIVRDLLRGRRRFNELRESVEGIPPAVLTARLRALEAARVLERRPYSDHPPRYEYRLTAKGHALGVVVGALADWGQRYADADLALVDGECGHGISVVYHCPTCERQAPRRRVRIVERPGARLPAADH, encoded by the coding sequence ATGGCCGACGCCGTCCGCTGCCCTGTTGCTGCCACGCTCGAGCTCGTCGGCGACCGCTGGACGCTCCTCATCGTCCGTGACCTCCTCCGCGGGCGCCGGCGATTCAATGAACTGCGCGAATCGGTGGAGGGCATCCCTCCAGCAGTGCTGACCGCCCGCCTCCGCGCGCTTGAGGCTGCCAGAGTCCTCGAACGCCGACCGTACAGCGACCACCCGCCCCGCTACGAATACCGCCTGACCGCCAAAGGCCACGCTCTCGGTGTCGTGGTCGGGGCGCTCGCTGACTGGGGCCAGCGCTACGCGGACGCCGACCTCGCCCTGGTCGACGGCGAATGCGGCCACGGCATCAGCGTCGTCTACCACTGCCCAACCTGCGAACGGCAGGCACCGCGACGGCGGGTCCGGATTGTGGAGCGTCCTGGGGCGCGGTTGCCAGCCGCCGATCATTAG
- the eno gene encoding phosphopyruvate hydratase, protein MHIEHIEASEVLDSRGNPTLRVLVALDDGTVGVAMVPSGASTGAHEAVELRDGGTRYGGKGVLKAVRNVNEPIAETLADVDASDQVMVDRILCELDGTPNKSRLGANAILGVSLAVARAAAESWGVPLYRYLGGPTARLLPVPMFNILNGGKHAPDSTDFQEFMVMPVGAPTFAEGLRMGVEIYHALKAVLHDAGHIVSVGDEGGFAPSLPGNEAAVAVVMQAIERAGYRPGQDVVLALDPATTELFADGTYTLAKEGRTLTSAEMVEHWAAWVEKYPIRSIEDGLAEDDWDGWKLLTERLGQRCQLVGDDLFVTNPARIRRGITGRAANSVLVKLNQIGTLTETLEAVGAAHRAGWTTVISHRSGETEDTFIADLAVATGSGQIKTGAPARSERTAKYNRLLEIERELGRKAEYAGWNAIPQLGPAPAREPAAAPRPRARAERRRSRH, encoded by the coding sequence ATGCACATCGAACACATCGAAGCCTCGGAAGTCCTCGACTCCCGGGGCAATCCCACCCTTCGCGTGCTCGTTGCCCTGGATGACGGCACGGTCGGCGTCGCCATGGTGCCCTCGGGAGCCTCCACGGGTGCGCACGAAGCTGTCGAACTGCGCGACGGCGGCACCCGTTACGGCGGAAAGGGAGTGCTCAAGGCCGTCCGCAATGTCAACGAGCCGATCGCTGAGACGCTCGCTGACGTCGACGCGAGTGACCAGGTGATGGTCGACCGCATCCTCTGCGAACTCGACGGCACGCCGAACAAATCGCGTCTCGGGGCGAACGCCATCCTCGGGGTCTCACTGGCAGTTGCGCGGGCGGCGGCCGAATCGTGGGGTGTCCCGCTCTATCGCTACCTTGGCGGCCCAACTGCCCGCCTGCTCCCGGTCCCGATGTTCAACATTCTGAACGGCGGCAAGCACGCTCCCGACAGCACGGATTTCCAGGAGTTCATGGTGATGCCGGTCGGAGCGCCGACTTTCGCCGAAGGGCTGCGCATGGGCGTCGAAATCTATCACGCGCTGAAAGCGGTCCTTCACGATGCAGGCCACATCGTCTCGGTTGGTGACGAGGGTGGCTTTGCGCCGTCGCTGCCGGGGAACGAGGCCGCGGTCGCTGTCGTCATGCAGGCAATTGAGCGTGCAGGCTACCGCCCCGGCCAGGACGTCGTTCTTGCCCTCGACCCGGCGACTACCGAGCTCTTTGCCGATGGCACGTACACGCTCGCCAAGGAAGGCCGCACCCTGACCTCGGCCGAAATGGTCGAGCACTGGGCCGCCTGGGTAGAGAAGTACCCTATCCGCTCAATTGAGGACGGCCTTGCCGAGGACGATTGGGACGGCTGGAAGCTGCTCACGGAGCGGCTCGGCCAGCGCTGCCAGCTGGTGGGCGACGACCTGTTCGTGACCAACCCGGCGCGCATCCGGCGCGGCATCACGGGGCGGGCCGCCAACAGCGTCCTGGTCAAGCTCAACCAAATCGGCACGCTGACCGAAACCCTCGAGGCTGTCGGGGCCGCCCACCGCGCCGGCTGGACAACCGTCATCAGCCACCGCTCGGGTGAGACGGAGGATACCTTCATCGCCGACCTGGCCGTCGCCACTGGGTCGGGGCAGATAAAGACCGGCGCCCCGGCGCGCAGCGAGCGCACCGCCAAGTACAACCGCCTCCTCGAAATTGAGCGCGAGCTCGGCCGGAAGGCGGAATATGCCGGCTGGAACGCCATTCCCCAGCTCGGGCCGGCGCCTGCTCGTGAACCGGCCGCTGCCCCGCGGCCCCGGGCCCGCGCCGAGCGCCGGCGGTCGCGCCACTGA
- a CDS encoding branched-chain amino acid transaminase: MPTPYAYFQGKIVPLSEAKIGVMTHAFNYGTAVFEGIRGNWNEEDQTVYLFRMREHFERLQQSAKILMLQMHDSVDRLCEIAVELVERSGFTEDVYLRPMVYLSSEQLGVRLHNLESDTLIFLTPFPAYLPEVARCHTSTWRRVQDTGIPPRAKVTGIYVNSALAKTEANANGFDEAIMLNENGHVSEGSGENIFIVRNGRLITPTPADNVLEGITAKSVIELARNELGIELVEREIDRTELYIADEVFMTGTAAHLTPVVEIDRRLIGDGRPGPITQKLSQLYYDCIRGKNEKYRAWCTPARIRVAN; the protein is encoded by the coding sequence ATGCCGACACCGTACGCGTACTTCCAGGGAAAAATCGTGCCGCTGAGCGAAGCCAAGATCGGCGTCATGACCCACGCCTTCAACTACGGTACGGCGGTATTTGAAGGGATCCGGGGAAACTGGAACGAAGAGGACCAGACGGTTTACCTCTTCCGCATGCGCGAACACTTCGAGCGGCTCCAGCAGAGCGCCAAGATCCTCATGCTCCAGATGCATGACTCGGTCGACCGCCTGTGCGAAATCGCGGTCGAGCTCGTCGAACGGAGCGGCTTCACTGAGGACGTCTACCTGCGGCCGATGGTCTACCTGTCGAGTGAGCAGCTCGGCGTGCGCCTGCATAACCTTGAAAGCGACACCCTCATCTTCCTCACGCCGTTCCCGGCCTACCTCCCCGAGGTCGCGCGCTGCCATACCAGCACGTGGCGCCGCGTCCAGGATACCGGCATCCCGCCCCGCGCCAAGGTGACGGGCATCTATGTCAACAGCGCCCTCGCCAAGACCGAAGCCAACGCCAATGGCTTCGACGAGGCCATCATGCTCAACGAAAACGGCCATGTGTCCGAGGGCAGCGGCGAGAACATCTTCATCGTGCGCAACGGTCGGCTGATTACGCCCACCCCGGCCGATAACGTGCTCGAAGGCATCACCGCGAAGAGTGTGATCGAACTCGCCCGGAACGAACTCGGCATCGAGCTGGTTGAGCGGGAGATTGACCGCACGGAGCTCTACATCGCCGATGAGGTCTTTATGACCGGCACGGCCGCGCACCTCACCCCCGTCGTCGAAATCGACCGCCGTCTCATTGGGGACGGCCGGCCCGGCCCTATCACCCAGAAGCTCAGCCAGCTCTACTACGACTGCATCCGGGGCAAGAACGAAAAGTACCGCGCATGGTGCACGCCGGCACGCATCCGCGTCGCGAACTGA
- a CDS encoding acetate--CoA ligase family protein yields the protein MPDAPALDFIFHPKSIAIAGVSAKEGAGFGGGGFVASLQEIGFRGPIYLIHPTAPAIRGLKCYPSLRDIPDDVDYVISSVPARFVPQLLEDCIAKGVRVLHLFTAGFTETGDAERAKMEQAIVARAREAGIRIIGPNCMGLYVPASRLAMMPGQPPEPGPVGMVSQSGMNAGEFVRYATPRGVRCSKVISFGNGADLKAADFLEYLADDPETGIIVSYLEGIQDGPRLARVIRRTAALKPLVILKSGRTEAGSRAANSHTASLAGSLQVFDALCRQAGAIRVESLEELTDMAVTFQFVKRLSGPNIVVVGGGGGASVLAADDLAAAGLVLPQLLPETQEALAKVTDEAGTSIRNPIDTTSVWEDEGFEATFRPVAEAPNVDVILYHTGFGTGPMARVGDVRTRMARQAETLGRVQRESGKPVVVAIRPATNVEGFQQSLDFQELCWRAGLATYPSIARAGVALGHLLRWQRMRGDIPPTP from the coding sequence GTGCCAGACGCCCCCGCCCTCGATTTCATCTTCCACCCGAAGTCCATCGCCATCGCCGGCGTCTCGGCGAAGGAGGGCGCCGGGTTTGGCGGCGGGGGGTTTGTGGCTTCGCTGCAGGAAATCGGCTTTCGCGGGCCGATTTACCTCATCCACCCGACGGCGCCGGCGATACGCGGCCTGAAGTGCTACCCGTCGCTCCGTGATATCCCCGACGATGTGGACTACGTCATTTCCTCGGTCCCGGCCCGGTTTGTGCCGCAGCTCCTCGAGGACTGCATCGCGAAGGGCGTGCGGGTGCTCCACCTGTTCACGGCCGGGTTCACCGAGACCGGCGATGCGGAGCGGGCCAAGATGGAACAGGCCATCGTCGCCCGGGCGCGCGAGGCCGGGATTCGCATCATCGGGCCGAACTGCATGGGGCTCTACGTGCCGGCTTCGCGGCTGGCGATGATGCCGGGCCAGCCGCCCGAGCCGGGACCGGTGGGCATGGTCTCGCAATCCGGGATGAACGCCGGCGAGTTCGTGCGGTACGCCACGCCGCGGGGCGTGCGCTGCTCCAAGGTCATCAGCTTCGGCAACGGCGCTGACCTCAAGGCTGCCGACTTCCTCGAGTACCTCGCCGACGACCCGGAGACGGGCATCATCGTTTCCTACCTCGAAGGTATCCAGGACGGGCCCCGGCTGGCGCGCGTGATCCGGAGGACGGCGGCCCTGAAGCCGCTGGTCATCCTCAAGAGCGGGCGGACTGAGGCGGGCTCCCGGGCCGCGAACTCCCACACCGCCTCGCTCGCCGGTTCGCTCCAGGTGTTCGACGCCCTGTGCCGGCAGGCGGGAGCCATCCGGGTCGAGAGCCTCGAAGAGCTGACCGACATGGCCGTGACCTTCCAGTTCGTGAAGCGGCTCAGCGGGCCGAATATCGTCGTCGTCGGCGGAGGCGGCGGCGCGAGTGTGCTGGCCGCCGATGACCTCGCTGCCGCCGGGCTGGTGCTCCCTCAGCTCCTGCCCGAGACGCAGGAAGCGCTGGCAAAGGTCACCGACGAGGCTGGCACGAGCATCCGGAACCCGATCGACACGACCTCGGTCTGGGAGGACGAGGGGTTTGAGGCCACCTTCCGGCCGGTGGCCGAGGCCCCGAACGTCGACGTCATCCTCTACCACACCGGCTTCGGCACCGGCCCGATGGCACGCGTGGGCGACGTGCGCACCCGGATGGCGCGCCAGGCGGAAACGCTCGGGCGGGTCCAGCGCGAATCTGGCAAGCCGGTCGTGGTGGCGATCCGCCCGGCCACGAACGTCGAGGGATTCCAGCAGTCGCTCGACTTCCAGGAGCTGTGCTGGCGGGCAGGCCTGGCCACCTACCCGTCGATCGCGCGGGCGGGGGTTGCCCTCGGGCACCTGCTGCGCTGGCAGCGAATGCGGGGCGACATTCCGCCAACTCCCTGA
- a CDS encoding Lhr family helicase, with protein MVRSPAADPLAIFSPATRSWFTSAFARPTRAQELGWQAIATGEHTLLLAPTGSGKTLAAFLACLDRLVQREPLPRGRDGRPVRPGVSVVYVSPLRALSYDIERNLRAPLAGLRLAALRDGRPDPEIDVAVRTGDTPAREREDLRRHPPDILITTPESLYLMLTSAAREVLATAETVIIDEIHTLAATKRGAHLALTLERLERLTGREFQRIGLSATQRPLDEIARFLGGDRPVRIVDAGSGRPLDLQVVVPLEDLSRPAEFAGPVPESELSPEQRSSVWPAFYQEILEQVRAHRSTLIFVNNRRLAERIAARVNELAGAELLRAHHGSVAREQRLAIEEELKAGRLPGIVCTSSMELGIDMGAVDLVIQVESPKSVASGLQRVGRAGHQVGAVSRGRFLPKHRGDLLECAVVTRRMREGLIEETRVPKNPLDVLAQQIVAACAVEEFSIEDLLGMVRRAYPFASLSREQLEGVLAMLAGQYPSDEFAELRPRITWDRETGTISARRDARTLAIVNAGTIPDRGLYGVFLGDGGPRVGELDEEMVYESRPGETFVLGASTWRIEQITRDRVIVSPAPGQPGKMPFWRGDGIGRSAELGEAVGAFTRQLERFRSPDEAIGWLTTEADLDERAARNLVDYLVEEREATGCLPTDRRIVVERYLDELGDWRVVILSPYGGRVHAPWAMTIEARLAEAGFPESQVIWGDDGIAIRLGGGEDVPPLDVFFPAPDELEDLLLSRLGSTALFAARFRENAARALLLPRRRPGARSPLWLQRLRAANLLAVASRYGSFPIILETYRECLQDVFDLPALHRLLQRVQQREVEVREVAVRDASPFARSLVFEYVAAFMYEGDAPLAERRAQALTLDRSLLRDLLGEADLRDLLDARLIDEVELELQALAATRKPADADTLHDLLRRLGDLTADEVAARIAEPGLAGALLAELARSGRVCAVRIAGEDRWIPAEDAARYRDALGVALPQGVPGAFAPPAEGALASLLARYARTHGPFDTGQPASRWNLPVALVADTLRQLEREGRVVAGTFRPGTGGSEWCDVGVLRTIKRRAIARLREEVEPVDAATYARFVVGWHGLLRPRRGLDALRDAIAQLEGYPLPASMLERVILPARVEDYTPAMLDTLCATGEVAWFGAGRLRSEDGKVVLAARERLPAFVPPAPEPPDDPLARAVLDLLRQRGALFFTDIVAATGAPLRDVLGVLWDLVWGGFITNDTLAPLRAWARRGRDGAAPGGRLRGLPPEAAGRWSVLPPPLGRTRALHAWASAVLERRGVAAREAVNAEALRGGFSALYPVFREMEERGRVRRGYFVEGLGGAQFALPGTVDRIRAEREPADRLQAVILAAVDPAQPYGELLPWPAAGDAAARGPARTAGNFVILVDGRPVLALERWGKSLLQLPADDPDGEERLDAALDCLCRAAPWLAPRGLAIERIDGAPAAESPLAEHLARRGFAAGYRGLTLRPAALGTMTYARG; from the coding sequence ATGGTCAGGTCCCCGGCCGCCGACCCCCTCGCAATCTTCAGCCCGGCCACCCGGTCCTGGTTTACCTCAGCCTTTGCCCGGCCGACGCGCGCACAGGAGCTTGGCTGGCAGGCAATCGCGACCGGCGAACATACGCTCCTTCTCGCGCCGACTGGGTCGGGGAAGACGCTCGCCGCGTTCCTTGCCTGCCTCGACCGCCTCGTCCAGCGCGAACCCCTCCCGCGCGGCCGCGACGGGCGCCCGGTGCGACCCGGTGTGAGCGTCGTCTACGTCTCGCCGCTCCGGGCGCTTTCCTACGACATCGAGCGGAACCTCCGCGCGCCGCTCGCCGGCCTGCGCCTCGCAGCCCTGCGCGATGGACGACCCGACCCGGAAATCGACGTCGCAGTGCGGACCGGCGACACGCCTGCCCGTGAACGCGAAGACCTCCGCCGCCATCCGCCTGACATCCTGATCACGACGCCCGAATCGCTCTATCTGATGCTCACCTCGGCCGCCCGCGAGGTCTTGGCTACGGCGGAAACGGTCATCATCGACGAAATCCACACCCTGGCAGCCACGAAGCGCGGGGCGCATCTTGCGCTGACCCTTGAGCGCCTCGAACGGCTCACCGGGCGGGAGTTTCAGCGCATCGGCCTCTCTGCGACGCAGCGCCCGCTCGACGAAATTGCCCGGTTTCTCGGCGGCGACCGCCCGGTCCGCATCGTCGACGCTGGCAGCGGCCGCCCGCTCGACCTGCAGGTCGTGGTTCCGCTCGAGGACCTGAGCCGGCCGGCGGAATTCGCCGGTCCGGTCCCGGAAAGCGAACTGTCCCCGGAGCAGCGAAGCTCAGTCTGGCCCGCCTTCTACCAGGAGATCCTCGAACAGGTCCGGGCACACCGATCGACGCTCATCTTCGTCAACAACCGCCGGCTTGCGGAGCGCATCGCAGCCCGGGTCAACGAACTCGCCGGGGCGGAGCTCCTCCGCGCCCACCACGGCTCCGTCGCGCGCGAACAGCGGCTGGCCATCGAAGAGGAGCTGAAGGCCGGCCGCCTGCCGGGTATCGTCTGCACAAGCTCGATGGAGCTGGGCATCGATATGGGTGCGGTCGACCTCGTCATCCAGGTCGAATCGCCGAAATCGGTCGCCAGCGGTCTCCAGCGCGTCGGGCGGGCAGGCCACCAGGTGGGCGCAGTCAGCCGGGGCAGGTTCCTGCCGAAACACCGCGGCGACCTCCTCGAATGTGCGGTGGTGACCCGGCGCATGCGCGAGGGCCTGATCGAGGAAACCCGGGTCCCGAAAAATCCACTCGATGTCCTCGCCCAGCAGATTGTCGCGGCGTGCGCCGTCGAGGAGTTCAGCATCGAAGATCTGCTCGGGATGGTCCGCCGGGCGTACCCCTTCGCTTCGCTGAGCCGTGAGCAGCTCGAAGGCGTCCTCGCGATGCTGGCCGGCCAGTACCCGTCGGATGAGTTCGCCGAGCTTCGCCCGCGCATCACCTGGGACCGCGAGACCGGCACCATCAGCGCCCGCCGTGACGCCCGGACCCTTGCCATCGTCAACGCAGGGACCATCCCCGACCGCGGCCTGTACGGCGTGTTCCTCGGAGATGGGGGACCGCGTGTCGGCGAACTCGACGAGGAGATGGTCTACGAAAGCCGCCCGGGCGAAACGTTCGTCCTCGGCGCGAGCACGTGGCGGATTGAACAGATCACCCGCGACCGCGTGATCGTTTCACCGGCCCCTGGGCAGCCGGGCAAGATGCCGTTCTGGCGGGGCGATGGTATCGGGCGGTCCGCAGAGCTCGGCGAGGCGGTCGGCGCCTTTACCCGTCAACTCGAGCGGTTCCGAAGCCCGGACGAGGCCATTGGCTGGCTCACCACAGAGGCCGACCTCGACGAGCGCGCCGCCCGGAACCTCGTCGACTACCTCGTCGAAGAGCGCGAGGCCACCGGCTGTCTTCCGACCGACCGCCGCATCGTGGTCGAACGGTACCTTGACGAACTCGGCGACTGGCGGGTCGTTATCCTCTCGCCGTACGGCGGCCGCGTCCACGCGCCGTGGGCGATGACGATCGAGGCCAGGCTTGCGGAGGCCGGCTTCCCGGAGTCGCAGGTCATCTGGGGTGACGATGGCATCGCCATCCGGCTCGGCGGCGGCGAGGACGTCCCGCCACTCGATGTGTTCTTCCCGGCCCCCGACGAGCTCGAGGACCTCCTCCTCTCGCGCCTTGGTTCGACCGCGCTGTTCGCCGCCCGCTTTCGCGAGAACGCCGCGCGCGCGCTCCTGCTCCCGCGCCGCAGGCCCGGCGCGCGCTCGCCCCTCTGGCTCCAGCGGCTCCGCGCAGCCAACCTCCTTGCGGTTGCCAGCCGGTACGGCTCCTTCCCCATCATCCTCGAGACCTACCGCGAGTGCCTCCAGGATGTCTTTGACCTCCCCGCGCTCCATCGCCTGCTCCAGCGGGTGCAGCAGCGCGAGGTTGAGGTGCGCGAAGTGGCCGTTCGCGATGCCTCGCCCTTCGCCCGCTCGCTCGTCTTCGAATACGTCGCCGCTTTTATGTACGAGGGCGATGCCCCACTGGCCGAGCGGCGGGCCCAGGCGCTGACACTCGACCGGTCGCTCCTCCGCGACCTCCTCGGCGAGGCCGACCTGCGCGACCTCCTCGACGCGCGCCTCATCGACGAGGTCGAACTCGAGCTCCAGGCCCTGGCGGCGACCCGGAAACCAGCCGATGCCGACACCCTCCACGACCTCCTCCGCCGCCTCGGCGACCTTACGGCCGACGAGGTTGCGGCCCGCATCGCCGAGCCCGGGCTTGCCGGTGCGCTGCTTGCCGAACTCGCTCGCTCCGGCCGGGTCTGCGCCGTCCGCATCGCCGGCGAAGATCGCTGGATTCCCGCAGAAGATGCGGCGCGCTACCGGGATGCACTCGGGGTTGCGCTGCCGCAGGGTGTGCCGGGCGCGTTCGCGCCCCCTGCCGAGGGCGCACTGGCGTCGCTCCTGGCGCGGTACGCCCGCACCCACGGACCCTTCGACACCGGGCAGCCCGCCTCCCGCTGGAATCTGCCCGTCGCCCTCGTTGCCGATACCCTTCGGCAGCTCGAACGGGAGGGCCGCGTGGTCGCCGGGACGTTCAGGCCGGGGACCGGCGGCTCCGAGTGGTGCGACGTGGGGGTGCTGCGGACCATCAAACGGCGCGCCATCGCCCGCCTGCGCGAGGAAGTTGAGCCGGTCGACGCTGCGACGTACGCGCGCTTCGTCGTCGGCTGGCACGGCCTGCTTCGGCCCCGCCGCGGATTGGATGCGCTCCGGGATGCCATTGCCCAGCTCGAGGGGTACCCGCTCCCCGCATCGATGCTCGAGCGCGTGATACTGCCCGCGCGGGTCGAGGACTACACACCAGCGATGCTGGATACGCTCTGCGCCACCGGCGAAGTCGCATGGTTCGGGGCCGGGCGGCTACGGTCCGAGGACGGGAAGGTTGTGCTGGCGGCCCGTGAGCGCTTACCAGCCTTCGTCCCGCCCGCTCCCGAACCGCCGGACGACCCGCTTGCCCGGGCAGTCCTCGACCTCCTGCGTCAACGCGGCGCCCTCTTCTTCACGGACATCGTCGCCGCTACCGGCGCCCCGCTGCGGGACGTCCTCGGAGTGCTCTGGGACCTCGTCTGGGGCGGGTTCATCACCAACGACACGCTCGCTCCACTCCGCGCGTGGGCGCGGCGCGGCCGGGATGGCGCAGCCCCCGGCGGCCGCCTGCGCGGCCTTCCCCCGGAGGCCGCCGGTCGGTGGTCTGTCCTCCCGCCCCCGCTCGGCCGGACCCGGGCGCTCCACGCCTGGGCCTCCGCCGTGCTCGAACGCCGCGGCGTTGCGGCCCGCGAGGCGGTGAACGCTGAGGCACTCCGCGGCGGGTTCTCGGCGCTCTACCCGGTCTTCCGCGAGATGGAAGAGCGCGGCCGCGTCCGGCGCGGATATTTCGTCGAAGGACTTGGCGGCGCCCAGTTCGCACTGCCCGGCACCGTCGACCGCATCCGTGCGGAGCGGGAGCCCGCGGACCGGCTGCAGGCCGTTATCCTTGCCGCGGTCGACCCGGCCCAGCCCTACGGCGAGCTGCTGCCCTGGCCCGCGGCTGGCGATGCCGCCGCCCGCGGACCTGCCCGCACTGCCGGGAACTTCGTGATCCTGGTGGATGGCCGGCCCGTGCTCGCCCTCGAGCGGTGGGGAAAGTCGCTCCTGCAGCTGCCGGCTGATGACCCCGACGGCGAGGAGCGGCTGGATGCCGCGCTCGACTGCCTCTGCCGGGCCGCCCCATGGCTCGCCCCGCGCGGCCTGGCCATCGAACGCATCGACGGGGCGCCCGCCGCCGAATCCCCGCTGGCGGAGCACCTCGCCCGGCGCGGCTTCGCAGCAGGCTACCGGGGCCTCACGCTCCGCCCAGCTGCTCTGGGGACCATGACCTATGCCCGAGGGTGA
- a CDS encoding Fpg/Nei family DNA glycosylase, translated as MPEGDALYRFAGRVHGALAGKVIRAARSHGPGPVPQVERLIGATCLGARSVGKNLVIEFDNGLSLRGHLRMYGTWHVYRPGQRWSRPEREARLVLEVDDAVVVNFSAPVVELLETRALPVYRPLAGLGPDLLAEEFDAAEALARFRDPLRADLTIGDALMDQRVMAGVGNIWKHETLFRCRQYPWARVRDLSDEQLLKLIETARNLLLASVGRPNAFGLQRRPAMYVYMRAGQPCRRCGTRLRSARQGVDIRYTTWCPTCQAPAAGSVSAPPPPEAPHRPG; from the coding sequence ATGCCCGAGGGTGACGCCCTCTACCGGTTCGCTGGCCGGGTCCACGGCGCCCTGGCCGGGAAGGTGATCCGAGCCGCGCGATCGCACGGCCCCGGGCCGGTTCCGCAGGTGGAGCGGCTGATCGGTGCGACCTGCCTGGGTGCCCGGTCCGTTGGGAAGAACCTCGTGATCGAGTTCGATAACGGGCTCTCGCTCCGCGGCCACCTGCGGATGTACGGCACCTGGCACGTCTACCGGCCGGGCCAAAGGTGGTCCCGCCCTGAGCGGGAGGCCCGCCTCGTCCTCGAAGTCGACGACGCCGTCGTCGTCAACTTCAGCGCGCCCGTGGTCGAGCTGCTCGAAACACGCGCGCTTCCAGTCTACCGGCCGCTTGCCGGTCTCGGTCCCGACCTCCTCGCCGAGGAGTTCGATGCGGCCGAGGCGCTTGCGCGGTTCCGCGACCCGCTCCGTGCCGACCTCACCATCGGCGACGCGCTCATGGACCAGCGGGTGATGGCCGGGGTCGGCAACATCTGGAAGCACGAAACGCTCTTCCGCTGCCGCCAGTACCCGTGGGCCCGCGTCCGGGACCTGAGCGACGAGCAGCTGCTGAAGCTCATCGAGACGGCCCGCAACCTGCTGCTGGCCAGCGTCGGCCGGCCGAACGCCTTCGGCCTTCAGCGCAGGCCGGCGATGTACGTCTACATGCGCGCAGGCCAGCCGTGCCGTCGCTGCGGCACCCGGCTCCGCTCCGCGCGGCAGGGGGTTGATATCCGCTACACCACCTGGTGTCCGACCTGCCAGGCGCCTGCTGCCGGTTCGGTCAGCGCACCGCCGCCGCCGGAGGCTCCGCACCGGCCGGGGTGA
- a CDS encoding DinB family protein — protein sequence MSQLDAIVAELDAHRTRFEHFCLSLTAEELERPVPGSTWLIRDFIAHLATIDAPVAEMFRAVRRGEDAGLRTADGNRFDVDAWNEHRVRERREHSVAALLEEARRERDLLKRDLLALTDDDLGRPIRFAGDTKRPPATVSLGAYLRGWCKHDPMHVVDMCRALPGRAEQLGAWLEDPVVARYQAAMNPGP from the coding sequence ATGAGCCAGCTGGACGCCATCGTGGCTGAACTGGATGCCCATCGCACACGGTTCGAGCACTTCTGCCTCTCGCTGACCGCGGAAGAGCTTGAGCGGCCCGTTCCGGGTTCAACCTGGCTCATCCGCGACTTTATCGCCCACCTTGCCACCATTGACGCGCCGGTTGCCGAGATGTTCCGCGCCGTCCGGCGGGGCGAAGACGCCGGCCTCCGCACTGCCGATGGCAACCGGTTCGATGTTGACGCGTGGAACGAGCACCGCGTCCGGGAGCGTCGGGAACATTCGGTCGCAGCGCTCCTGGAAGAGGCCCGGCGGGAGCGCGACCTGCTCAAGCGGGACCTCCTTGCACTAACCGACGATGACCTGGGGCGACCGATCCGGTTCGCCGGCGACACGAAACGTCCCCCGGCCACAGTATCCCTTGGCGCCTACCTCCGCGGCTGGTGCAAACACGACCCGATGCATGTGGTCGACATGTGCCGGGCGCTGCCGGGCCGGGCCGAACAGCTCGGCGCGTGGCTGGAGGACCCCGTAGTGGCCCGCTACCAGGCGGCGATGAACCCGGGACCATGA
- the def gene encoding peptide deformylase, whose protein sequence is MAIIPIRRAGDPVLREPARRVRTIDRSIHKLIEDMWETMYDAPGVGLAAPQIGVPLRVIVIDVHDERYQPIALVNPEIVRRAGQRTCDEGCLSVPGFRGQIPRSVRVVAQGTDPYTGKLVRIKAENDLMAEALEHEIDHINGILYIDYLPSPDALIPLGDAPEVRG, encoded by the coding sequence GTGGCCATCATTCCCATCCGCCGTGCGGGCGACCCGGTCCTCCGCGAGCCGGCCCGGCGCGTCCGCACCATCGACCGCTCGATTCACAAGCTCATCGAGGACATGTGGGAAACGATGTACGACGCCCCCGGCGTAGGGCTGGCTGCGCCGCAGATCGGTGTTCCGCTACGCGTGATCGTGATCGACGTGCACGACGAGCGGTACCAGCCCATCGCGCTGGTCAACCCCGAGATCGTACGGCGGGCCGGGCAGCGGACCTGCGATGAAGGTTGCCTCTCGGTCCCCGGTTTTCGCGGCCAGATCCCTCGCTCTGTGCGCGTCGTCGCCCAGGGTACCGACCCCTACACCGGCAAACTCGTCCGCATCAAGGCCGAGAACGACCTGATGGCCGAGGCGCTCGAGCACGAAATCGACCACATCAACGGAATCCTCTACATCGACTACCTCCCGAGCCCGGATGCGCTTATCCCACTGGGCGACGCGCCCGAGGTCCGGGGGTAA